One stretch of Rosistilla oblonga DNA includes these proteins:
- a CDS encoding energy transducer TonB produces MNLYFRSTSFAFAVHASALVVMCAVPLAVSERFTSSGQRNVISIQLSIAQPAAVESVAMTIEPTPPLPREDPIEFQPVQHSTLSRRALASPTPPEVTPQTMPVMRRAVASRMRPPAATTIPIQQQTGLSEKEPASFTANEPPQYPSQAVRDRLQGTVLLRLFVDSTGRVEDVEVVESSGHATLDDAALEAVKKWTGQPARRYGRPVASEEVLPIRFRL; encoded by the coding sequence TTGAACCTCTATTTCCGCTCGACCAGCTTTGCCTTCGCCGTCCATGCGTCGGCGCTGGTGGTGATGTGCGCGGTGCCGTTGGCGGTCAGCGAGCGGTTTACGTCATCGGGGCAGCGGAATGTGATCTCGATTCAATTGAGTATCGCTCAACCTGCGGCGGTCGAATCGGTGGCGATGACGATCGAACCGACGCCTCCGTTGCCGCGTGAGGATCCGATCGAGTTCCAACCGGTTCAACACTCCACTTTATCGCGTCGCGCACTGGCTTCTCCCACGCCTCCGGAGGTGACTCCGCAAACGATGCCGGTTATGCGCCGTGCGGTCGCCAGTCGCATGCGTCCCCCTGCGGCGACAACGATTCCGATCCAGCAGCAGACGGGATTGTCGGAGAAAGAACCGGCCAGTTTCACCGCAAACGAACCGCCACAATACCCGAGCCAAGCTGTCCGGGACCGGCTGCAGGGAACGGTCTTATTGCGACTGTTCGTCGATTCGACGGGGCGCGTGGAAGATGTGGAGGTTGTCGAGTCGAGCGGTCACGCAACGCTCGACGATGCGGCGCTGGAGGCTGTGAAAAAGTGGACCGGCCAGCCAGCGCGGCGCTACGGCCGCCCCGTCGCCAGCGAAGAAGTCCTGCCGATCCGTTTCCGTTTGTAA
- a CDS encoding TMEM14 family protein encodes MAIESKETCVDFPVIVTAIFGAFVVFGGVMGYVKAQSKASLIAGSITGGLLLISAFLIAKGITAGAILGIVVSLLLIGQFGPSLRKKLKVMPNLLVVILGLITVGTLVFSLLK; translated from the coding sequence TTGGCAATTGAATCAAAAGAGACTTGTGTGGACTTTCCGGTAATCGTGACAGCAATTTTTGGAGCTTTTGTCGTCTTTGGAGGCGTCATGGGCTATGTCAAAGCTCAAAGCAAGGCTTCTTTAATCGCAGGCAGCATCACCGGCGGGCTCCTTCTGATCTCGGCCTTTCTGATCGCCAAAGGCATCACAGCGGGAGCGATTCTAGGGATCGTTGTTTCGCTGCTGTTGATCGGCCAGTTTGGTCCCTCGTTGCGGAAGAAGTTGAAGGTTATGCCCAACCTGCTCGTGGTCATCCTCGGATTGATCACCGTCGGCACGCTCGTTTTCAGTCTTCTCAAATAG